The following coding sequences lie in one Methylosinus sp. H3A genomic window:
- a CDS encoding DUF1549 and DUF1553 domain-containing protein, which yields MTKKTFFMSLVAASAISVALAADDGKSASAGGRTHWAYQPLRAPATPTVERTEWRRTPIDTFILAKLEQANLAPSPDADRATFIRRATLDVWGVIPTPEDVARFVKDDAPDAYEKLVDRLLASPHYGERQARRWLDLARYADSAGFQGDETRGNFYRYRDYVINAFNTDKPYSRFIREQIAGDELAPGDQEALTATGFLAAFPENVNARDLVLRKYQVATEITDTVGSVVLGTTIGCARCHNHKSDKFTQKDYFSLQAFFANTSVDERTPVAAPGEVENEFKAAQAKYDEAIRANKNRRKEIVEQFRDVLSAFNKERYEASSQAHILKPKEEWDAFDRWLNHRVALNSTDDRLGQFLRNLPADLYARFSEGGEGVVAGGPRITVSRDAFLKLAAEYKSLLEDLKKFDELRPKKGSNTITAVTELGHSDAPPTYILFGGNHERPLDEARPAFPEALTSEKPVITPTATSSGRRLALANWLVDSSNQLTPRVYVNRVWNEYFGKGIVGTVSDFGKAGDKPTHPELLDRLASDFVKEGWSVKTLHRQILLSRVYRQSSDYREDVAAVDPENKLLAVFPRKRLDAEQIRDSLLAASGRLDERIGGSSVFPAVPSNLNAGSAWEVSKDPKDHNRRSLYIFARRSVPYPLLEPFDSANTQQVHSKRDVTTTPLQALTLINSDIVFEWSQALAGRLLAEVGGDESAQFERLYEILFARKPDASEKALLAAFLEQQRQLIASKANDGRLSIALPTGGVAPTQDPLRASALVDLVHTVANSNEFIYRF from the coding sequence ATGACGAAAAAGACATTTTTTATGTCCCTGGTGGCGGCCTCTGCGATCTCGGTCGCTCTGGCCGCCGACGATGGAAAGTCGGCCTCTGCCGGCGGTCGGACGCATTGGGCATATCAGCCGTTGCGGGCTCCGGCGACGCCGACCGTAGAGCGCACGGAGTGGCGGCGGACGCCGATCGACACATTCATCCTCGCGAAACTGGAGCAGGCCAATCTAGCTCCCTCGCCGGATGCCGATCGCGCCACTTTCATTCGCCGCGCGACCTTGGATGTCTGGGGAGTCATTCCGACGCCCGAGGACGTCGCGCGCTTCGTGAAGGATGACGCGCCGGACGCTTACGAAAAGCTCGTGGATCGTCTGCTGGCGTCGCCGCATTATGGCGAGCGGCAGGCGCGGCGGTGGCTCGATCTGGCGCGTTATGCCGATAGCGCCGGTTTCCAAGGCGACGAGACGCGTGGAAACTTCTATCGTTATCGCGACTATGTCATCAACGCGTTCAACACTGACAAGCCGTATTCGCGCTTCATTCGAGAGCAGATCGCGGGCGACGAGCTGGCGCCTGGCGACCAGGAAGCGCTGACCGCGACGGGATTTCTCGCCGCTTTTCCCGAAAACGTCAACGCTCGGGATCTGGTGCTCAGGAAATATCAGGTCGCTACGGAGATAACCGACACTGTCGGCTCGGTCGTGCTCGGCACAACGATCGGCTGCGCGCGATGCCATAATCACAAGTCGGACAAATTTACCCAGAAGGACTATTTCTCCTTGCAGGCGTTCTTCGCAAACACGAGCGTCGACGAAAGGACGCCGGTGGCCGCACCGGGAGAGGTCGAAAACGAATTCAAAGCCGCGCAGGCGAAATATGACGAGGCGATTCGAGCGAACAAGAATCGTCGAAAAGAGATCGTCGAGCAATTTCGCGACGTGTTGTCGGCTTTCAACAAAGAGCGTTACGAGGCGAGCAGCCAAGCGCATATACTCAAGCCGAAAGAGGAATGGGACGCCTTCGACCGATGGCTCAACCATCGTGTCGCGCTCAACTCGACCGACGATCGCCTCGGACAGTTTCTGCGCAATCTTCCTGCGGACCTCTACGCGCGCTTCTCGGAGGGAGGCGAAGGCGTCGTCGCCGGGGGCCCCCGCATCACCGTCTCGCGCGACGCGTTTCTGAAGCTGGCCGCAGAATACAAGTCTCTCCTCGAGGATTTGAAAAAGTTCGACGAGCTCCGACCCAAAAAGGGATCGAACACGATAACGGCGGTGACGGAGCTCGGACATTCCGACGCACCGCCTACTTATATATTGTTCGGTGGCAATCACGAGCGGCCGCTCGACGAAGCGCGGCCTGCTTTTCCAGAAGCTCTTACGAGCGAAAAGCCCGTCATCACGCCGACAGCAACGTCTTCGGGACGAAGGCTGGCGCTGGCGAATTGGCTCGTCGACTCCAGCAATCAGCTGACGCCGCGCGTCTATGTGAATCGCGTTTGGAACGAATATTTCGGCAAGGGAATCGTCGGAACGGTCAGTGACTTCGGCAAGGCGGGCGACAAGCCGACGCATCCGGAGCTATTGGATCGTCTCGCCTCCGACTTCGTGAAGGAAGGATGGAGCGTCAAGACATTGCATCGGCAGATTCTGCTGTCGCGCGTCTATCGCCAGTCATCGGATTATCGGGAAGACGTGGCTGCGGTCGATCCGGAGAACAAGCTGCTCGCCGTGTTCCCGCGCAAGCGGCTCGACGCTGAACAAATTCGTGATTCGCTGCTCGCCGCCTCCGGTAGGCTGGACGAGCGGATCGGAGGGTCGAGCGTGTTTCCAGCGGTTCCGAGCAATCTGAATGCCGGCTCGGCTTGGGAGGTCTCGAAGGATCCGAAAGATCACAACCGCCGCAGCCTCTATATCTTTGCTCGACGCAGTGTGCCTTATCCTCTGCTCGAGCCTTTCGATTCGGCGAACACCCAGCAAGTGCATAGCAAGCGTGATGTGACGACGACGCCGTTGCAAGCGCTCACGCTCATCAACAGCGACATCGTGTTCGAATGGTCTCAGGCGCTGGCTGGACGGCTTCTGGCGGAGGTCGGCGGCGACGAGTCGGCGCAATTCGAACGTCTCTACGAAATACTCTTCGCGAGAAAGCCGGACGCATCGGAGAAAGCGCTGCTCGCCGCATTCCTCGAACAGCAGAGACAATTGATCGCGAGCAAAGCCAACGACGGGAGATTGTCGATTGCTTTGCCGACCGGCGGCGTTGCGCCGACGCAGGATCCGTTGCGCGCCTCGGCCCTCGTCGACCTCGTTCACACTGTCGCGAACTCCAATGAGTTCATCTATCGATTTTGA
- a CDS encoding DUF1501 domain-containing protein, which produces MSGHSRRDWLVGSAYGLGGFALNASMPGGGMLSVPFAAAAPKLDPLARREPHFAPKAKSIIWLHMDGAPSTLDLFDYKPTLERLAGQDTPESFLTGIRTAGQGKTGKLFASNRTWKQYGESGAWFSDFLPELAQHADEIAFVKSSVTVGATHDISILKLNTGDLVPGRPSLGSWVSYALGSANPDLPPFVVLYAGDKEPRGGSINWSSGFLPAVYQGTAFRSGPSPILHLERPELVSSIEQRSNLDLLSNLNEKDAARHPNDSELAARARSYELAYRMEASAPEAVDITRETAATRELYGLNSEATREYGTILLRARRLVERGVRFIQVVSWPFDNAGVDFSNWDAHSKLEENHGALSRAVDKPIAGLLADLKSRGLLDETLVVWTSEFGRTSYGQSGDGRDHNPWGYTQWLAGGGAKAGYTHGATDEIGLKAVENPVDTYDLHATVLQLLGLDHLRTTFLRSGRAERPTVVYGKVVKELLA; this is translated from the coding sequence ATGAGCGGACATTCGAGACGTGACTGGTTGGTTGGTTCGGCCTATGGGCTCGGCGGCTTCGCGCTGAACGCTTCGATGCCCGGCGGCGGCATGCTTTCGGTTCCTTTCGCGGCAGCCGCGCCGAAGCTCGATCCGTTGGCGCGACGGGAGCCGCATTTCGCGCCCAAGGCGAAATCGATCATCTGGCTGCACATGGACGGCGCGCCGAGCACGCTCGATCTTTTCGACTATAAGCCGACTTTGGAGCGACTGGCCGGGCAGGACACGCCGGAATCGTTCTTGACGGGCATTCGCACGGCCGGTCAAGGCAAGACGGGAAAGCTATTCGCCTCAAATCGCACCTGGAAGCAATATGGCGAGAGTGGCGCATGGTTCTCTGATTTTCTGCCGGAACTCGCGCAGCATGCGGACGAGATCGCTTTCGTGAAGTCCAGCGTCACCGTCGGCGCCACACATGATATCTCGATCTTGAAGCTCAACACCGGCGATCTCGTTCCTGGTCGTCCTTCGCTCGGATCCTGGGTTTCCTATGCACTCGGCTCGGCCAATCCGGATTTGCCTCCCTTCGTCGTGCTCTATGCGGGGGATAAGGAGCCACGGGGCGGATCTATCAATTGGAGCTCGGGCTTCCTTCCCGCCGTCTATCAGGGCACAGCGTTTCGGTCGGGACCATCGCCGATACTTCACCTCGAGCGGCCGGAATTGGTTTCTTCCATCGAGCAGAGATCCAATCTCGACCTCCTTTCGAACCTCAACGAGAAGGACGCCGCGCGCCATCCCAACGACAGCGAGCTGGCGGCGCGGGCGCGTTCGTATGAGCTCGCTTATCGAATGGAGGCCTCGGCGCCGGAAGCGGTGGATATCACGCGCGAGACCGCGGCGACCAGGGAGCTCTACGGCCTGAATTCAGAGGCGACACGCGAATATGGAACGATTCTGTTGAGAGCGAGGCGGCTCGTCGAACGGGGCGTGCGCTTCATTCAAGTCGTGTCCTGGCCTTTCGACAACGCCGGCGTGGATTTCAGCAATTGGGACGCTCACAGCAAGCTCGAGGAAAATCACGGCGCACTGTCACGCGCGGTCGATAAGCCGATCGCCGGTCTATTGGCGGATTTGAAGTCGCGCGGACTATTGGACGAAACTCTGGTGGTCTGGACATCCGAGTTCGGGCGTACATCCTACGGCCAGAGCGGAGACGGGCGCGATCATAATCCGTGGGGCTATACCCAGTGGCTCGCTGGCGGTGGGGCGAAAGCCGGATATACGCATGGCGCGACGGATGAAATCGGCCTGAAGGCCGTCGAAAATCCCGTCGACACCTATGACCTCCATGCGACTGTCCTACAGCTCCTCGGCCTCGATCACCTCAGGACGACCTTCTTGAGAAGTGGCCGCGCCGAACGTCCGACGGTCGTTTATGGCAAGGTCGTGAAGGAGCTGCTCGCCTGA
- a CDS encoding winged helix-turn-helix domain-containing protein gives MTSFAQRWIEQLAARYNAEGPESLGDLRRRNGSTATVLKPDLLAELRVRLNEPPDDGGLWTSAKVAAFLARELGLEKVAVQRGWEALKACGMSIQAPRPKNPKVASPEEAAAFKKTSKTPSRRKPRSIQSDRSRSSPATSTGSA, from the coding sequence ATGACATCCTTTGCCCAGCGCTGGATCGAGCAACTCGCGGCGCGCTACAACGCAGAAGGACCGGAGTCTCTCGGCGACTTGCGCCGGCGCAACGGCTCGACGGCGACGGTGTTGAAGCCCGATCTGCTCGCCGAGCTGCGCGTTCGGCTGAACGAGCCCCCCGACGACGGAGGCTTGTGGACGAGCGCGAAAGTCGCGGCTTTTCTCGCGCGCGAATTGGGGCTGGAGAAAGTTGCGGTTCAGCGCGGCTGGGAAGCGCTGAAAGCCTGCGGCATGTCGATCCAGGCTCCACGCCCCAAAAATCCGAAGGTGGCTTCGCCCGAGGAGGCGGCGGCGTTCAAAAAAACCTCGAAGACGCCGTCGCGGAGGAAGCCGCGAAGCATCCAGAGCGATCGGTCGAGGTCTTCGCCAGCGACGAGCACAGGCTCGGCCTGA
- a CDS encoding 3'-5' exonuclease, translated as MEIVAYRDAQAEAAGVVEEMLARHAEGTGWQEIAILYRSSFLSRGFEEALMRARIPHVIVGDVGFYQRAEVKDALALLRLAATPDDRQSDEAFRRVINEPRRGFGAKAMQAVETEASFRNVSLLRAIDTAELPTKCRAAGLQFADQLDRLIRFSADYFGLAIFGHQWKPARLLMMSRSLASAAHLSPMIASSSSIVPMCLLTIGSSTRAHKVSAGCSSGV; from the coding sequence ATAGAGATCGTCGCCTACCGCGACGCCCAGGCCGAGGCCGCCGGCGTCGTCGAGGAGATGCTCGCCCGTCATGCCGAGGGAACGGGGTGGCAGGAGATCGCCATTCTCTATCGCAGCTCCTTCCTGTCGCGCGGCTTCGAAGAGGCCTTGATGCGCGCCCGCATTCCGCATGTGATCGTCGGCGACGTCGGCTTCTATCAGCGCGCCGAGGTCAAGGACGCGCTCGCGCTTCTGCGTCTCGCGGCGACGCCCGACGATCGTCAGTCGGACGAGGCCTTCCGCCGCGTGATCAACGAGCCGCGCCGCGGCTTCGGCGCCAAGGCCATGCAAGCGGTCGAGACGGAGGCCTCCTTTCGGAACGTCTCGCTGTTGCGTGCGATCGACACTGCCGAACTGCCGACGAAATGCCGCGCCGCCGGATTGCAGTTCGCCGACCAGCTCGATCGCCTCATACGGTTTTCGGCTGATTACTTCGGCTTGGCGATTTTTGGCCACCAATGGAAGCCGGCGCGGCTTTTGATGATGTCGCGCTCGCTCGCGAGCGCGGCGCATCTTTCGCCGATGATCGCGTCGAGTTCCTCTATCGTTCCGATGTGCTTGTTGACGATCGGCTCGTCGACGAGAGCCCATAAGGTCTCGGCGGGTTGCAGCTCCGGCGTATAG
- a CDS encoding ATP-dependent helicase codes for MKIICNRIAKFKDNLITPAGAAAWVEAKIAKSDRSREPVDPHTLRAAARVYADYQRALREANAADFGDLLLWPTLAMRKDDAYRARWASRFDWLAADEYQDVNFAQYSWLKSFAAEHGRVFCVGDDDQAIYGWRGSDIEYIRRFHQDFPSAEQVRLEENFRSTGHILAAANAVIARDKKRLGKTLYTRKEAATE; via the coding sequence CTGAAGATCATTTGCAATCGCATCGCGAAGTTCAAAGACAATCTGATCACGCCGGCCGGCGCCGCCGCCTGGGTCGAAGCCAAGATCGCCAAAAGCGATCGCTCCCGCGAGCCGGTCGATCCCCATACACTGCGCGCCGCCGCGCGCGTCTACGCCGATTATCAGCGCGCCCTGCGCGAGGCGAACGCCGCGGATTTCGGCGACTTGCTATTGTGGCCGACCCTCGCAATGCGCAAGGACGACGCCTATCGCGCGCGCTGGGCGTCGCGCTTCGATTGGCTCGCCGCCGACGAATATCAGGACGTTAATTTCGCTCAATACAGTTGGCTGAAGTCATTCGCCGCTGAACATGGTCGCGTCTTCTGCGTCGGCGACGATGATCAGGCCATTTACGGCTGGCGAGGCTCAGACATCGAGTATATTCGGCGCTTTCACCAAGACTTTCCGAGCGCTGAGCAGGTCAGGCTCGAAGAGAATTTCCGCTCGACCGGCCACATACTCGCCGCCGCCAATGCGGTCATCGCTCGCGACAAGAAGCGTCTCGGCAAGACGCTCTACACGCGAAAAGAGGCGGCGACAGAATAG
- a CDS encoding WGR domain-containing protein: MAAMDEIAIALQGRNPDANRHRSWRVEAGRDLFGAWIVRISFGRIGCRGRTFAREFGSEDEARAYVRDGLRRRKGAVRRCGVEYRVVDASPAAQPLLTTVRLSNGAKPFEAPEPRLET; encoded by the coding sequence ATGGCGGCGATGGACGAGATCGCGATTGCGTTGCAGGGCCGAAATCCGGATGCGAACCGCCACCGTTCGTGGCGGGTCGAGGCCGGGCGCGATCTGTTCGGAGCGTGGATCGTGCGCATCTCGTTCGGCCGGATCGGCTGTCGGGGGCGAACATTCGCGCGCGAATTCGGATCGGAGGACGAGGCTCGCGCCTATGTGCGCGACGGGCTGCGCCGTCGGAAAGGCGCCGTTCGGCGCTGTGGCGTCGAGTATCGCGTCGTCGACGCATCGCCGGCGGCGCAGCCGCTCTTGACGACGGTAAGATTATCGAACGGCGCGAAGCCTTTCGAAGCGCCCGAGCCTCGCCTTGAAACCTGA
- a CDS encoding ATP-binding domain-containing protein, which translates to MTIHKSQGSEYPAVVITLATQHYTMLARNLLYTAVTRGKRLVVIVGQRRALAIAVRSGAGRKRWTKLREWLAR; encoded by the coding sequence ATGACGATCCACAAGTCGCAGGGCTCGGAATATCCCGCCGTCGTCATCACGCTGGCCACCCAGCATTACACCATGCTGGCGCGCAATCTCCTCTACACGGCGGTCACGCGCGGCAAGCGTCTCGTCGTCATCGTCGGTCAGCGCCGGGCGCTGGCGATCGCGGTCAGAAGCGGCGCCGGCAGAAAGAGATGGACGAAGCTCCGGGAGTGGTTGGCGCGCTGA
- a CDS encoding type II toxin-antitoxin system VapB family antitoxin has translation MAYSIKDPETDELIRKLAKAKGKPIVDAIREACANELQREREKKSLWERVQPLVARVAAFPERADRHASHKDFFDEMWRDEK, from the coding sequence GTGGCCTATAGCATCAAAGACCCGGAGACCGACGAGCTTATTCGCAAGCTCGCGAAAGCGAAGGGGAAGCCCATCGTCGACGCCATCCGAGAGGCTTGCGCCAATGAGCTTCAGCGCGAGCGGGAGAAAAAGAGCCTGTGGGAGCGCGTCCAGCCGCTCGTCGCTCGCGTCGCCGCTTTCCCCGAACGGGCGGATCGACACGCCAGCCACAAAGATTTTTTCGATGAAATGTGGCGGGACGAGAAATGA